The following proteins are co-located in the Vigna angularis cultivar LongXiaoDou No.4 chromosome 2, ASM1680809v1, whole genome shotgun sequence genome:
- the LOC108329511 gene encoding rop guanine nucleotide exchange factor 7: MDSTITQQEVREQKQTQQQHQHQKHCAPLVRLRRSTNPNPFSILVFWVSKSLRSLCFRVQLSQGFCLRRIQYHGVVINNSVLYASSSSSSSSSGFVEGKAAAMEGLSLVEESEVVEESKGAENGGKRGTFAHLIEEKGRESSFSSDFLSSETTHEEHSRSSTEDSSSPPSVGWTVQEIAASDCASPHGSEDGEKKNSVLESKEFKKQVSALPPEIEMMKERFAKLLLGEDMSGCGNGVPTALAISNAITNLCATLFGQLWRLEPLRSEKKAMWRREIEWFLSVSDHIVEFTPNWQTFPDGTKLEVMTCRPRSDLYVNLPALRKLDNMLLEILDSFVNTEFWYVDQGVLASDTDGPSSFRQALKRQEEKWWLPVPRVPPCGLHENSRKQLQHKRDCTNQILKAAMAINSITIAEMDIPESYLESLPKTARLSLGDVIHRYITSDHFSPECLLACLDLSSEHQAIEIANRAEASMYIWRKKTNSKPAISARSSSRSSWEMVKDLMVDADKRDLFAERAESLLLSLKQRFPGLPQTTLDTSKIQYNKDVGKAILESYSRVLESLAFNLVARIDDVLYVDDLTKHSDKISSLSKVGVVTHKQRISVPYSVPVPSTPYKSALGTPALSPSHISPSKGGKSPLNNENNLHQRGAGVKKSLTDFLSIDPKGRDSGSSTGKQVSESNRVDEEVATCETDVESSDCTEGVASPSILDRKWHV; this comes from the exons ATGGATAGTACTATCACCCAACAAGAAGTGAGAGAACAAAAACAGACCCAACAACAGCACCAGCACCAGAAGCATTGTGCCCCATTGGTGAGGCTCAGAAGGTCCACTAATCCTAACCCGTTTTCCATTCTGGTCTTCTGGGTGTCTAAATCTCTTAGAAGTTTGTGTTTCAGAGTTCAACTATCACAAGGGTTTTGCTTGAGAAGGATTCAGTACCATGGCGTCGTGATTAACAACTCTGTCCTctatgcttcttcttcttcgtcttcttcttcatctggTTTTGTTGAAGGGAAAGCTGCTGCAATGGAGGGTTTGAGTTTGGTTGAGGAGAGTGAGGTTGTTGAAGAAAGTAAAGGAGCTGAAAATGGTGGTAAGAGAGGAACTTTTGCTCATTTGATTGAAGAAAAGGGTCGTGAGAGCAGTTTCAGCTCAGATTTTCTGTCATCCGAGACCACTCATGAGGAGCACAGTAGGAGTAGCACTGAGGACTCGTCTTCACCACCTTCGGTGGGTTGGACTGTTCAGGAAATTGCTGCATCAGATTGTGCCAGTCCTCATGGCAGTGAAGATGGAGAGAAGAAGAACTCCGTTTTGGAGAGTAAGGAGTTTAAGAAACAAGTTTCAGCCTTACCACCAG AGATTGAGATGATGAAGGAAAGGTTTGCAAAATTGTTGCTTGGAGAAGATATGTCAGGTTGTGGAAATGGGGTCCCTACAGCCTTGGCCATCTCAAATGCCATAACCAATCTATGTG CTACACTCTTTGGGCAACTTTGGAGATTAGAACCCCTGCGTTCAGAGAAGAAAGCGATGTGGCGAAGAGAGATAGAGTGGTTTCTTTCTGTCAGTGATCATATAGTCGAATTCACACCTAATTGGCAGACATTTCCAGATGGAACCAAGCTTGAG GTCATGACTTGTCGACCGCGCTCAGATCTTTATGTCAATCTTCCTGCTCTGCGCAAACTAGACAATATGCTTCTT GAAATTCTAGATAGTTTTGTGAATACAGAGTTCTGGTATGTAGACCAGGGGGTTCTAGCTTCGGATACCGATGGTCCATCATCATTCCGGCAAGCACTTAAGCGGCAGGAGGAGAAATGGTGGCTTCCTGTACCACGAGTCCCTCCCTGCGGTCTCCATGAAAACTCAAGGAAGCAGTTGCAGCACAAACGTGATTGTACAAACCAAATATTAAAGGCTGCAATGGCCATTAACAGCATCACTATAGCAGAAATGGACATTCCTGAGTCCTATTTGGAATCTCTTCCAAAG ACTGCTAGACTAAGCTTGGGGGATGTTATACATCGTTATATCACATCAGATCATTTTTCTCCTGAGTGCTTGCTAGCTTGCCTTGATTTATCTTCTGAGCATCAAGCTATAGAGATTGCGAACCGAGCCGAGGCTTCAATGTACATTTGGCGCAAGAAAACCAACTCCAAGCCTGCCATCAGTGCCAGGTCTAGTTCAAGATCATCATGGGAAATGGTCAAGGATCTGATGGTTGATGCAGACAAGAGGGATTTGTTTGCAGAGAGAGCCGAAAGCCTCTTGCTTTCCTTGAAGCAGCGGTTTCCTGGTCTGCCTCAGACAACCTTGGATACAAGCAAAATCCAATACAACAAG GATGTTGGAAAAGCCATTCTGGAGAGCTACTCTAGAGTACTGGAAAGTTTGGCATTTAACCTGGTAGCACGGATTGATGATGTGCTCTATGTGGACGACTTGACCAAACATTCAGATAAAATCTCTTCACTCTCAAAAGTTGGTGTAGTAACTCACAAGCAGAGAATATCAGTTCCATACTCAGTACCTGTCCCCAGCACACCCTACAAATCGGCTTTAGGCACACCAGCCCTTTCTCCATCACATATCAGTCCTTCCAAGGGAGGGAAGTCTCCACTCAACAATGAGAACAACCTCCATCAAAGAGGGGCAGGTGTGAAGAAATCTTTGACTGATTTTCTCAGCATTGATCCAAAAGGGAGGGACAGTGGCAGTTCAACTGGGAAACAAGTTTCAGAATCAAATAGAGTTGATGAAGAAGTGGCAACATGTGAAACAGATGTGGAGTCCAGTGATTGCACAGAAGGTGTTGCCAGCCCAAGTATCCTGGACCGGAAATGGCATGTGTGA
- the LOC108327716 gene encoding probable glutathione S-transferase: MATNQEEVKLLGVVGSPFVCRVQIALKFKGVEYKFLEENLGNKSEQLLKYNPVHKKVPVLVHGEKPLAESLVIVEYIDETWNNNPILPSDPYQRALARFWSKFIDDKVVGAAWKSVFSVDKDEREKNVQEALEGLKFLEDEIKGKKFFGGEEIGLVDIGGVFIAFWIPIIQDIAGLQLFTSEKFPNLYKWSQDLMNHSVVKEVLPPRQPLFSFFKARYENLTASA, encoded by the exons ATGGCTACGAATCAGGAAGAGGTGAAGCTTTTGGGAGTTGTGGGAAGCCCTTTTGTGTGTAGGGTGCAAATTGCTCTCAAATTCAAGGGCGTTGAATACAAATTTTTGGAAGAAAATTTGGGCAACAAGAGTGAACAGCTTCTGAAATACAACCCAGTTCACAAGAAGGTTCCAGTCCTTGTTCACGGTGAGAAACCCCTTGCAGAGTCTCTTGTGATTGTTGAGTACATCGATGAGACATGGAACAACAATCCCATCTTGCCTTCCGATCCTTACCAGAGAGCCTTGGCTCGTTTCTGGTCCAAATTCATTGATGACAAG GTTGTGGGTGCTGCGTGGAAATCTGTTTTCAGTGTTGATAAGGACGAGAGAGAGAAGAATGTGCAAGAGGCATTGGAGGGTCTGAAATTTCTTGAGGATGAGATAAAGGGGAAGAAGTTTTTTGGAGGAGAGGAGATTGGGTTGGTGGATATTGGTGGTGTGTTCATAGCGTTTTGGATTCCAATTATTCAGGATATAGCAGGGTTGCAGTTATTCACCAGTGAGAAATTTCCTAATCTCTACAAATGGAGCCAAGACTTGATGAATCACTCTGTTGTGAAGGAAGTCCTTCCTCCAAGACAACCACTGTTTTCCTTCTTCAAAGCCCGCTACGAAAACCTCACTGCCTCAGCATAG